Proteins from one Chroococcidiopsis sp. CCMEE 29 genomic window:
- a CDS encoding leucine-rich repeat domain-containing protein — MTALPKLRWMALPIAVGLGVINLSLEPAAVPDASIKTFTEWCEERAELPPETAHTVDQLLLLTGTKDCVAADALISQQETLILERLELQDLRPLSAFTQVTWLSLAVNDIEDITPLQSLTNLEYLFLDSNNIADLQPLATLTNLKTLSLYDNDIADLSPITALTELGTLSIYYNRISDLSPLVELDNLASLAAFNNQITALSPLQTLISFGILL; from the coding sequence ATGACTGCACTTCCCAAATTGCGTTGGATGGCGCTGCCAATCGCAGTCGGCTTGGGCGTCATTAATTTGTCTCTAGAGCCGGCTGCTGTGCCCGATGCCTCTATAAAGACCTTTACCGAATGGTGTGAAGAGCGGGCAGAGTTGCCACCAGAAACGGCTCACACTGTTGATCAGCTGCTGTTGCTCACGGGGACAAAAGACTGTGTGGCTGCCGACGCCTTGATCAGCCAGCAGGAAACATTGATCCTAGAGCGCTTGGAGTTGCAAGATTTAAGGCCCTTGTCTGCCTTTACCCAGGTCACCTGGTTGTCTCTGGCCGTCAACGACATCGAAGACATCACCCCTCTACAGTCGCTCACTAATCTGGAATATCTATTTCTAGACAGCAACAACATCGCTGATCTGCAACCGCTAGCAACCCTCACGAATCTCAAAACCCTGTCGCTGTACGACAACGACATTGCGGATTTGTCTCCCATCACTGCGCTCACAGAACTGGGCACGCTGTCGATTTACTACAATCGCATCTCCGATCTGTCACCCCTGGTCGAACTCGACAACCTAGCGTCACTTGCGGCGTTTAACAACCAGATCACTGCTCTTTCCCCCTTGCAGACCTTGATCAGCTTTGGTATCTTGCTCTAG
- a CDS encoding sodium-dependent bicarbonate transport family permease, with product MDFLSDFLTKFGAQLQSPTLGFLIGGIVIAALGSKLQIPDAIYKFIVFMLLIKIGLSGGIAIRNSNLVEMLLPALFAVVMGILIVFIGRYTLARLPNVKTDDAIATAGLFGAVSGSTLAAGITVLEAQGIEYEPWAGALYPFMDIPALVTAIVVTSIYTSKREHLSKQRRTAGEYLSTAREYPSAAGEYLSTAREYPSAAGASLGTAGVSFSTAGASPSTAGEYPSKPEYPTSRQEYLSKQRITASGYPSKPRERVKIWPIVKESLEGSALSALLLGLALGLLTRPESVFESFYEPLFRGLLSILMLVMGMEAWSRIGELRKVAQWYAVYAVVAPLLHGFIAFGLGMIAHYATGFSPGGVALLAIIAASSSDISGPPTLRAGIPSANPSAYIGASTAIGTPVAIAIGIPLYIGLTQALMGS from the coding sequence GTGGATTTCTTGTCCGATTTCTTGACGAAATTCGGGGCGCAGTTGCAGTCCCCGACACTCGGCTTTCTGATTGGTGGTATAGTCATTGCCGCCCTCGGTAGCAAACTGCAAATTCCAGATGCGATCTATAAGTTCATCGTCTTCATGCTGCTCATCAAAATTGGCCTGAGCGGCGGCATTGCGATCCGCAATTCCAATCTGGTGGAGATGCTGTTGCCCGCGCTGTTCGCCGTGGTAATGGGGATCCTTATCGTGTTCATCGGGCGCTACACGTTGGCCAGGCTGCCGAACGTCAAAACCGATGATGCCATTGCGACCGCGGGCTTGTTCGGTGCTGTGAGTGGCTCTACCCTCGCCGCCGGCATAACGGTACTGGAAGCGCAAGGCATCGAATACGAGCCCTGGGCCGGCGCACTCTATCCCTTCATGGACATCCCAGCGCTCGTGACTGCGATCGTCGTGACCAGCATTTATACCAGCAAGCGGGAGCATCTCAGCAAGCAGCGCCGTACCGCAGGCGAGTATCTCAGTACCGCACGCGAGTATCCCAGTGCCGCAGGCGAGTATCTCAGTACCGCACGCGAGTATCCCAGTGCCGCAGGCGCGTCTCTCGGTACCGCAGGCGTGTCTTTCAGTACCGCAGGCGCGTCTCCCAGTACCGCAGGCGAGTATCCCAGCAAGCCGGAGTATCCCACCAGCAGGCAGGAGTATCTCAGCAAGCAGCGCATTACCGCAAGCGGGTATCCCAGCAAGCCGCGCGAGCGGGTCAAAATATGGCCCATCGTGAAAGAAAGCCTCGAGGGCTCTGCCCTATCGGCACTGCTACTCGGCCTCGCTCTAGGCCTGCTAACCCGGCCGGAAAGTGTCTTTGAAAGCTTCTACGAGCCCCTCTTCCGCGGCCTGCTTTCGATACTGATGCTGGTAATGGGTATGGAGGCCTGGTCAAGGATTGGCGAGCTGCGCAAGGTGGCCCAGTGGTACGCCGTATATGCCGTGGTGGCGCCGCTGCTGCATGGGTTTATCGCCTTCGGTCTCGGCATGATTGCCCACTACGCCACGGGGTTCAGCCCTGGCGGCGTCGCGCTCCTGGCCATCATTGCCGCCTCCAGTTCAGACATCTCAGGGCCGCCCACTTTACGAGCCGGTATCCCGTCGGCCAATCCCTCCGCCTACATAGGCGCGTCCACAGCCATCGGCACGCCGGTTGCGATTGCCATAGGAATACCGCTCTACATCGGGCTCACCCAGGCGCTGATGGGCAGCTGA
- a CDS encoding leucine-rich repeat domain-containing protein, which yields MADLRQLQSLFVFGNEIADVAPLQNLTELRSLSLGNNPITDIAPLTNLGELEELLLFNTQVADISPLQGLNQRALARPVQHACG from the coding sequence CTGGCCGATCTGAGACAGCTCCAGAGTCTATTTGTATTTGGCAATGAGATTGCCGATGTCGCACCGCTGCAAAATTTGACGGAGCTGCGATCGCTCTCGTTGGGCAACAATCCGATCACGGATATTGCACCACTGACAAACCTAGGCGAACTCGAAGAGCTGCTGCTGTTCAACACTCAGGTTGCCGATATTTCGCCGCTGCAAGGTTTGAACCAACGCGCATTGGCTCGACCTGTACAACACGCCTGTGGCTGA